One genomic region from Clostridia bacterium encodes:
- a CDS encoding ABC transporter ATP-binding protein, translating to MINLKGIEKVYKTGYKDYSVLKNVSFDIKAGEFVIIMGKSGSGKSTLMNIITGVDKPTSGDVVINGIGINSYNEGKMAQWRGHNVGIIFQFFQLIPTLSVIENILLPMDLVKKIPAKERESKAVKLLTKVGLTEHAHKMPSALSGGEQQRVAIARALANDVPIIVADEPTGNLDSKNAEIIYDLFDKIKKEGKTVIMVTHEREIIKGATRKLVLRDGEVIEDVTLVPGVKAV from the coding sequence ATGATTAACTTAAAAGGTATTGAAAAGGTTTACAAAACTGGATATAAGGATTATTCAGTCTTAAAAAACGTATCATTTGACATTAAAGCAGGCGAGTTTGTCATAATCATGGGAAAGTCAGGCAGTGGAAAATCCACTCTTATGAACATCATAACCGGAGTTGACAAACCAACAAGTGGCGATGTAGTTATTAATGGAATCGGCATAAATAGCTATAATGAAGGGAAAATGGCGCAATGGAGAGGACATAACGTAGGCATAATCTTTCAGTTTTTTCAACTGATTCCCACATTATCCGTTATAGAAAATATCTTATTACCTATGGATCTGGTAAAAAAAATCCCTGCTAAAGAAAGAGAGTCTAAAGCTGTAAAGCTATTGACCAAGGTAGGTCTTACTGAGCATGCACATAAAATGCCATCCGCCCTTTCAGGGGGAGAGCAGCAAAGGGTAGCTATTGCACGTGCTCTCGCAAATGATGTGCCAATTATAGTTGCGGATGAACCTACTGGAAACCTTGATTCAAAGAATGCAGAAATTATTTATGATTTGTTTGATAAGATAAAAAAGGAAGGGAAAACCGTTATAATGGTTACCCATGAGAGAGAGATTATCAAAGGCGCTACCAGAAAACTTGTTCTGAGAGACGGAGAAGTAATTGAAGATGTTACTCTTGTGCCGGGGGTAAAAGCTGTATGA
- a CDS encoding FtsX-like permease family protein, producing MKRLFVKIIRDLLKDKLRTFLSLLAIAIGMTAFGLVMFSYNILTRELSDIFTAINPVSASIMVDKIDDRLIDLTRGFKEIGEFEEKGYYELRLKLGENKWKTLHLYAVKDFSKMRINKVKSQEGSFSPGKNEVLIERDALGVANAVLNKNIKVALPDSSIRELKVVGVVHDIVVHPASIENIIPVYISYDSLEDLGLIGNRMDVILADNKYDRKSILAAGNDYIKLLETNGYKVSDIDISSTPGRSMHQSEYDSILFILQVFAIIAFLLGCMIMSSLLSSILSSQIRQIGVLKAIGAKTSNIFLSYMLIMLALVSLTSAVSVPASTALAKSFSVLMMRLGNMELGSSSIPVNLIVLFCVLSFVIPMIISIFPIRRGVKITVREAINDYGTVQHAGSSRQDMPGVDLRLFSRPVMLSIRNAARRKGRFYLNVISLTLSGAIFIAAITAMVSMSYTISKDLETFNFDYQIRTSNSVDDSKLDYVIKNIPEIIGYENWGHATGKLIYNDGKAGNLYDIMALSPNTKAFKPEQMEGRWLSDHDTNEIVVGHQFFSNEPAFRFGDTIAVKFGNKEQRFKIVGTIKELGSPTIYMTKKSYDKLVPAENKKNSIKLMIQPGISEKQNLYQKTEDRLREAGVIIFQSESMEELLEVLEAHGTLIIVFFLAISIMVVVVAGFGLSSTMNVQVTERTREIGIMKAMGASRRQIKRIVTAESVFISIVSWLVSIILGIPLGALVAFVVGNIMVSTSLDVNYAQSYIPVVIWLVLTLTISYAASRTASKRASKMSVKETLAFE from the coding sequence ATGAAAAGGTTGTTTGTAAAGATAATACGCGATTTACTTAAGGACAAACTTAGGACATTTCTTTCATTATTGGCTATCGCGATAGGTATGACAGCCTTCGGTCTGGTAATGTTTTCTTACAATATATTGACAAGAGAATTGTCCGATATATTTACAGCCATAAACCCCGTATCAGCCAGCATTATGGTTGACAAAATCGATGACAGGTTGATTGACCTGACTAGGGGATTTAAAGAAATTGGTGAGTTTGAGGAAAAAGGATATTATGAACTCAGACTAAAGCTGGGTGAAAACAAGTGGAAGACACTCCACCTGTATGCTGTTAAAGATTTCAGCAAAATGAGGATTAATAAAGTGAAGAGCCAGGAAGGAAGCTTCAGCCCTGGAAAAAACGAAGTACTGATTGAAAGGGATGCACTAGGAGTTGCTAACGCTGTACTAAATAAAAACATAAAAGTAGCTTTGCCTGACTCAAGCATCCGTGAACTCAAAGTTGTTGGAGTTGTTCATGACATAGTCGTCCACCCCGCTTCCATAGAAAACATCATACCGGTTTATATTTCTTACGACTCACTTGAAGACTTAGGTCTCATAGGAAACCGGATGGATGTCATACTTGCAGATAACAAGTATGACAGAAAAAGCATATTGGCTGCCGGCAATGACTATATCAAGCTATTAGAAACTAATGGATATAAAGTAAGTGATATCGATATCTCAAGCACTCCCGGCAGAAGCATGCATCAGTCTGAATACGATTCTATCCTTTTCATCCTGCAGGTGTTTGCTATTATAGCCTTTTTACTCGGCTGCATGATCATGAGCAGTTTGTTGTCTTCCATACTTTCAAGCCAGATAAGGCAGATCGGAGTACTGAAGGCTATCGGAGCCAAAACGTCTAATATCTTCCTGTCATATATGCTTATAATGCTGGCTTTAGTATCGTTAACATCAGCAGTATCCGTACCTGCCTCAACAGCACTTGCCAAAAGCTTCTCTGTTCTGATGATGCGGTTAGGCAACATGGAACTTGGCAGTAGCAGTATACCCGTAAACCTGATTGTATTGTTTTGTGTATTGAGTTTCGTAATACCAATGATTATTTCCATATTCCCCATACGCAGGGGGGTTAAAATAACTGTAAGAGAGGCAATCAACGATTATGGAACGGTTCAGCATGCGGGCAGCAGTAGGCAGGATATGCCAGGTGTTGATTTAAGATTATTCTCAAGACCGGTTATGCTATCTATAAGGAATGCAGCAAGGCGTAAAGGCCGTTTTTATCTGAATGTAATAAGCCTGACCTTAAGTGGAGCTATTTTTATTGCTGCAATAACTGCTATGGTTTCTATGAGCTACACTATATCAAAAGACCTTGAAACATTTAATTTTGATTATCAGATTAGAACTAGCAATTCAGTTGATGATTCAAAATTGGATTATGTTATAAAAAACATCCCTGAAATAATTGGCTATGAAAATTGGGGACATGCTACAGGGAAGCTGATATATAACGACGGAAAAGCTGGTAATTTATATGATATCATGGCTCTCTCTCCCAATACCAAAGCATTTAAGCCTGAACAGATGGAGGGCAGATGGCTCTCTGACCATGATACAAATGAAATCGTAGTAGGACATCAGTTTTTTTCAAATGAACCAGCTTTCAGGTTTGGCGATACAATAGCTGTAAAATTTGGAAATAAAGAGCAACGGTTTAAGATAGTTGGCACCATCAAGGAACTTGGTTCTCCTACAATATATATGACAAAAAAAAGCTATGATAAACTGGTTCCTGCCGAAAACAAAAAGAACAGTATAAAACTTATGATTCAGCCCGGTATTTCAGAAAAACAAAACTTGTATCAAAAAACAGAAGACAGGCTTAGAGAAGCAGGAGTAATTATTTTTCAGAGCGAAAGCATGGAAGAATTGCTTGAGGTTTTGGAAGCACACGGCACACTGATTATTGTATTCTTTCTGGCAATTTCTATAATGGTGGTGGTAGTTGCAGGTTTCGGACTTTCATCAACAATGAATGTACAGGTCACTGAAAGAACAAGAGAAATCGGCATCATGAAAGCAATGGGGGCATCCAGGAGGCAAATCAAAAGAATTGTAACTGCTGAGAGTGTATTTATTTCCATTGTAAGCTGGTTGGTTTCAATCATACTTGGTATACCTCTTGGTGCGCTGGTAGCTTTCGTAGTGGGCAACATCATGGTTAGCACCTCACTGGATGTTAACTATGCGCAAAGCTACATACCTGTTGTAATATGGTTAGTGTTAACGCTTACAATAAGTTATGCAGCGAGCAGGACTGCTTCTAAACGGGCATCAAAAATGAGTGTCAAAGAGACACTTGCATTTGAATAA
- a CDS encoding SDR family oxidoreductase, whose amino-acid sequence MKVLENKRAVITGGSEGIGFSIAKSFAKNGCDVLLIARNRDKLDKAASDLSVYGTKVETISFDLSNTESIMELAGSITDIYPKIDILVNNAGGAEFKAFESVSAKCFDYLFDLNVKSMFLLTQGLLPALKQNNGTIINISSFHAQRVMPGYPSTVYSIAKAAVNAFTKSLAYELGPQGIRVNAIAPGNVSTSKVRAAMENIPEQAKGRMQEMIRTIYPLGRVGTPDELGGIAVYLASEQAAWVTGSIFNIDGGITTN is encoded by the coding sequence ATGAAAGTTTTAGAAAATAAAAGGGCGGTTATTACAGGAGGCAGTGAAGGAATAGGTTTTTCAATTGCAAAATCCTTTGCAAAGAACGGGTGCGATGTTCTATTGATAGCCAGAAACCGGGATAAGCTTGATAAAGCAGCTTCAGATTTATCAGTATATGGAACAAAAGTAGAGACCATATCTTTTGATCTGTCAAATACTGAGTCTATAATGGAATTAGCAGGCAGTATTACGGATATTTACCCCAAAATAGATATACTTGTCAATAATGCCGGCGGAGCAGAATTTAAAGCCTTTGAAAGTGTATCCGCAAAGTGCTTCGACTATCTCTTTGATTTAAATGTAAAATCTATGTTCCTTCTTACACAAGGCTTATTGCCGGCACTCAAACAAAACAATGGCACCATTATAAACATCTCTTCTTTTCATGCACAAAGAGTAATGCCGGGATACCCTTCTACAGTGTATTCCATAGCAAAAGCCGCCGTTAATGCCTTTACTAAAAGTCTGGCTTATGAGCTGGGTCCCCAGGGTATAAGGGTGAATGCCATAGCTCCCGGTAATGTAAGCACTTCTAAAGTCAGAGCAGCTATGGAAAATATTCCTGAGCAAGCTAAGGGCAGGATGCAGGAAATGATACGGACTATATACCCGCTCGGAAGGGTAGGAACTCCTGACGAATTGGGTGGAATAGCAGTCTATCTGGCTTCCGAACAGGCAGCATGGGTTACCGGAAGCATATTTAACATAGATGGCGGAATTACAACGAATTAA